Genomic segment of Bdellovibrionota bacterium:
AACGGCGATTTCCTCGAGGGCCTCCGCGACCTGATGCCGATCCGCCTGAAGGTTCACGGCGCCGTCGCCACTCTTAGCCGAACTGCCGCTCCGTAATCGGTCGGGTCGATGATTCCGGCCTGCTGAAACGCCTTTTGACGTTCCGCGCACTTGTTGCACTTACCACAATGGCGTCCTCCGCGAGGCTGAAGGCAGGAGAGCGTTAAATGAATCGGCCAGCGGCGGCCGCGAAGAATCACATCCGATTTCGAATACTGGCGATACGGCGCGTGGATCTCGATCGGGCGCCCCAAGGCCATGGAGACCGTACGCGCCATCTGTTCCAGGAATTTTTCGCTCGCGTCCGGGAAGGGATTCCCCCGCAACAAACCCACGAATATTTGATCGATTCCGGTGAGGGAGCAGAACGTAGCCGCGTGGGACAAAAGCAAAAGGTTTCGGCCGGGAAGATAGACCTCCGGATCCGGGTCTTGGAATTTGGGAACCCGGGCGCCGTTGACGCTCCAATGATCGTCGCCGTACATCTGAGCCGCTCCGAGAGTGAGTTCGGCAATCGGAGTCAGGGACGGCTCCGCCAACGAAGCCACAAAGCGTCTCAAGGCCCGAAGCTCCGCTTCCTCCCACAAAAGCCCGCTTCGAATAAAGATCGGAGTCACCTGCGGCCAGATCTCGGCACATTCCGCCAGCAGTACGGCGCTGTCCAGACCTCCGCTCACCAGGACGGCGGCATTTCGTTTGTGCGCGGACATTCGGCCGCTTTTTACCTCCGTTACCGAAAGAGGTCTACGGTTCAGATTTGACCGTTCCGCCTCCCCTCCGTATCGTCCGGCCGAATGAATCTAAAGAAGCAGGTCGCTCTCATCACCGGAGGCGCCCGGC
This window contains:
- a CDS encoding 7-cyano-7-deazaguanine synthase, whose product is MSAHKRNAAVLVSGGLDSAVLLAECAEIWPQVTPIFIRSGLLWEEAELRALRRFVASLAEPSLTPIAELTLGAAQMYGDDHWSVNGARVPKFQDPDPEVYLPGRNLLLLSHAATFCSLTGIDQIFVGLLRGNPFPDASEKFLEQMARTVSMALGRPIEIHAPYRQYSKSDVILRGRRWPIHLTLSCLQPRGGRHCGKCNKCAERQKAFQQAGIIDPTDYGAAVRLRVATAP